A window of the Ostrea edulis chromosome 1, xbOstEdul1.1, whole genome shotgun sequence genome harbors these coding sequences:
- the LOC125664752 gene encoding uncharacterized protein LOC125664752, translating into MASFLYAVSAALAVAMVSARAYGPGGNGNRMPSGMGGGMMSMGAMGMMPKNGAPMMPMNAAPMMPMNSAPMMPMNSAPMMPMNAAPMMPMNAAPMMPMNSAPMMPMNAAPMMNAAPMMPMNGAMNAIGKMMKAAAMGGMPSMGGMMSMPMNGMMGAGNMGAMGSMGSAGSMAGMGMKSGYSA; encoded by the exons ATGGCATCTTTCCTTTACGCTGTATCTGCCGCTTTGGCCGTCGCTATGGTCAGTGCTAGAGCTTATGGCCCAg GTGGTAATGGTAACAGAATGCCCTCTGGAATGGGAGGTGGTATGATGTCAATGGGAGCCATGGGTATGATGCCAAAGAACGGTGCACCCATGATGCCAATGAACGCTGCACCCATGATGCCAATGAACTCTGCACCCATGATGCCAATGAACTCTGCACCCATGATGCCAATGAACGCTGCACCCATGATGCCAATGAATGCTGCACCCATGATGCCAATGAACTCTGCACCCATGATGCCAATGAACGCTGCACCCATGATGAACGCTGCACCCATGATGCCAATGAACGGTGCCATGAATGCAATTGGTAAAATGATGAAAGCCGCTGCCATGGGTGGAATGCCCTCAATGGGAGGCATGATGTCAATGCCAATGAATGGAATGATGGGAGCTGGTAACATGGGCGCTATGGGCAGCATGGGATCCGCAGGAAGCATGGCAG GTATGGGAATGAAAT CTGGATACTCTGCGTAA
- the LOC125664754 gene encoding uncharacterized protein LOC125664754, protein MAPSMAVFSLLSATLVVSLVHGGLIPTNSGMGMLVVPIGNGEEPARPVVIIPVVLGHQRPMMPKPMMMPMMPKPMMMPMMPRPMSPKPAMMKYPISQNMMPAQPQQIERPEIKTDARGRQTLEF, encoded by the exons ATGGCACCCTCCATGGCAGTGTTTTCCTTGTTGTCTGCAACACTGGTAGTTTCTCTTGTTCATG GTGGACTCATTCCAACAAATAGCGGCATGGGAATGCTGGTAGTCCCAATCGGTAATGGTGAGGAACCGGCCAGACCCGTGGTCATTATCCCAGTTGTGTTGGGACATCAGAGACCCATGATGCCAAAACCCATGATGATGCCCATGATGCCAAAACCCATGATGATGCCCATGATGCCCAGACCCATGTCACCCAAGCCTGCGATGATGAAGTACCCTATATCGCAAAACATGATGCCAGCTCAACCACAACAGATCGAGAGACCAGAAATCAAGACAGATGCCA GAGGTCGACAAACTCTGGAATTCTGA
- the LOC125681733 gene encoding uncharacterized protein LOC125681733 translates to MESFTVVLMMALACCVNAIPKPIKYHKRHPRIMSHMASSPSMASESTMGMRDSIIPASSMSNTMSAAAMSNALANAMSSPSAELAAGMSMSSPMVTSMNPSSSMLSSSMSTPLLRDAAMLAMMTGTSMPVITQMMTTSPTMRAVLSMMSRLARNMMTRSRMMAMASSNPAMAMSADPMATMSLTNSMMPMSSTSPMMSMSSSPMMSMTTNPMMSMSSTNPMSNTMSSSTMSNPMMDAMMMSAMPSSAMSNSMMGNKFLTPSARRAMTKFNYHRYY, encoded by the exons ATGGAATCTTTCACCGTCGTTCTAATGATGGCGCTAGCGTGCTGTGTAAACGCTATACCAAAACCAATCAAATACCACA AGAGACATCCCAGAATTATGTCACATATGGCATCCAGTCCATCTATGGCGTCGGAATCCACGATGGGGATGCGTGATTCGATCATTCCAGCGTCGTCCATGTCGAACACCATGTCAGCCGCAGCAATGAGTAACGCTCTGGCCAATGCGATGTCTTCTCCGTCCGCTGAATTGGCTGCAGGTATGTCGATGTCCAGTCCAATGGTCACTTCAATGAACCCGTCGAGCAGTATGTTAAGCAGTTCAATGTCCACGCCTCTTCTTAGAGATGCAGCTATGTTGGCCATGATGACTGGGACATCAATGCCAGTAATTACTCAAATGATGACGACATCTCCCACGATGCGAGCTGTCCTTTCGATGATGTCTAGATTGGCAAGAAACATGATGACCCGAAGTCGTATGATGGCTATGGCTTCCTCCAATCCGGCGATGGCGATGTCTGCCGATCCCATGGCGACCATGTCTTTAACCAATTCTATGATGCCCATGTCTTCTACAAGTCCGATGATGTCCATGTCTTCGAGCCCTATGATGTCAATGACTACCAATCCAATGATGTCCATGTCCTCAACAAATCCCATGTCAAATACTATGTCCTCTTCTACGATGTCAAATCCAATGATGGACGCTATGATGATGTCAGCTATGCCGTCGAGTGCAATGTCCAACTCTATGATGGGTAATAAATTTCTTACACCAAGCGCCCGAAGAGCtatgacaaagttcaattatcaCAGATACTACTAA
- the LOC125664620 gene encoding uncharacterized protein LOC125664620 codes for MAIIHVFGFLVLQIGTFRLAWCYNIADYGNFDNTLSMLTPFNGNLVMPADLLQTTVVRPGKNLDKAFSLMKELFFPRDFTITSLANTILEHRPSIIKLLHVLPERRGVLPTKHSVFEDNYMSTLKKKSSGVIV; via the exons ATggcaattatacatgtattcggTTTTCTTGTTCTGCAGATTGGAACTTTTAGATTAGCTTGGTGTTACA ATATTGCAGATTATGGAAATTTTGACAACACGTTAAGTATGCTTACACCTTTTAATGGGAATCTTGTGATGCCAGCCGACTTGCTGCAGACTACAGTTGTTCGTCCCGGCAAAAATTTAGACAAAGCTTTCTCACTAATGAAGGAGCTTTTCTTCCCAAGAGATTTCACAATAACCTCTTTAGCAAATACAATTCTTGAACACCGGCCATCCATCAtcaaattattacatgtacttcccGAGAGGCGTGGCGTTCTTCCGACAAAACATTCTGTATTTGAAG ATAACTATATGAGTACTCTGAAGAAGAAATCATCTGGTGTTATCGTGTAA
- the LOC125666547 gene encoding mitochondrial fission process protein 1-like — translation MHVTSGQHGRMENDIEKEDVDFFRDTPIRYLGYSNEVGEAFRAQVPVRWVHLSYVAASGYVVADAVHKGWEASQKSWEDESKRRSRVGWAVLDTLIWQGLASVAIPGFTINRICKFSGILLKKSTSWPGPTRKWTTTAVGLLSIPFIIKPIDKSVDYLMENTLRKWYHMGPVLEDLVHHNRNE, via the exons ATGCATGTTACTTCCGGGCAGCATGGTAGAATGGAAAATGACATTGAAAAGGAAGATGTGGACTTCTTTAGAGATACTCCAATACGATATTTAG gttatagtaATGAAGTAGGAGAAGCATTCCGAGCCCAGGTTCCTGTAAGATGGGTCCACCTTAGTTACGTGGCAGCCAGTGGTTATGTGGTGGCAGACGCTGTTCACAAAGGCTGGGAGGCTTCTCAG AAATCCTGGGAAGATGAGAGCAAGAGGAGATCACGTGTCGGTTGGGCCGTGTTAGACACACTGATCTGGCAGGGACTGGCCTCCGTCGCTATCCCAGGATTCACCATTAACCGTATCTGTAAGTTCTCTGGAATACTGCTGAAGAAATCCACTTCGTGGCCTGGTCCCACCAGGAAATGGACCACCACCGCGGTGGGCCTACTCTCCATTCCCTTCATAATAAAACCGATAGATAAGTCCGTGGATTATCTGATGGAAAACACACTGAGGAAGTGGTACCATATGGGACCTGTGTTAGAAGATCTGGTACATCACAATAGAAACGAGTGA
- the LOC125666569 gene encoding uncharacterized protein LOC125666569: protein MEEDDKCTTFKVEMGSLKNKSKPPKRILNHKRHQVTLEEIDAKQSAAEERRKVYENERLKRIQERSEECSRINSQVGRLLALDAKRQGLPGTSHVKPISTREAVQSIKSLSKDFSRITQSFIVREMQS, encoded by the exons ATGGAGGAGGACGATAAATGCACCACGTTTAAAGTAGAGATGGGGTCcctaaaaaataaatcaaaacctCCTAAAAGAATATTAAATCACAAACGTCATCAAGTCACGCTCGAGGAAATAGATGCCAAACAAAGTGCTGCGGAAGAGAGACGAAAG gtttatgaaaatgaaagacTCAAAAGGATTCAAGAAAGGAGTGAAGAATGTTCTAGGATTAATTCCCAAGTTGGTCGCTTGTTGGCTCTTGATGCCAAGCGACAAGGCCTGCCAGGAACCAGTCACGTGAAGCCCATCTCTACCAGGGAAGCAGTGCAATCTATAAAATCACTCAGCAAAGACTTCTCCAGAATTACACAGAGTTTCATTGTCCGCGAGATGCAATCATAG